From Centropristis striata isolate RG_2023a ecotype Rhode Island chromosome 16, C.striata_1.0, whole genome shotgun sequence, a single genomic window includes:
- the foxa1 gene encoding LOW QUALITY PROTEIN: hepatocyte nuclear factor 3-alpha (The sequence of the model RefSeq protein was modified relative to this genomic sequence to represent the inferred CDS: inserted 2 bases in 1 codon): protein MLGTVKMEGHEAPDWSGYYSEEVYSPMAGSGMGSGLGMGSMSGYMTSSGTTSGSFNMSYSGTGLSPTPVGGMGPAPTAMSGLGGGMASMGGTLSPSGMSSVSAQQASMGLNPYGGMSPTMSPGMAYGGGGLNRGRDNKAFRRSYPHAKPPYSYISLITMAIQQAPSKMLTLSEIYQWIMDLFPYYRQNQQRWQNSIRHSLSFNDCFVKVSRSPDKPGKGSYWTLHPDSGNMFENGCYLRRQKRFKCEKKMSGKSDGRKEQGGGGXASPSGDIKPAGLLDSASLPSSSQAASPPGLDLRGGVSGPSDLKVSGSQLLSSLSLPPHSMAHESQLHLKGDAHYSFNHPFSINNLMSSSEQQHKLDLKAYEALQYSSYGTGGRTMEPLEASYYQGVYPRPLLNTS, encoded by the exons ATGCTGGGCACGGTGAAGATGGAAGGGCACGAGGCTCCGGACTGGAGCGGATACTACAGCGAGGAG GTGTACTCTCCAATGGCAGGCAGCGGGATGGGTTCTGGACTCGGGATGGGCTCCATGTCGGGCTACATGACCAGCAGCGGGACCACGTCAGGCTCCTTCAACATGTCGTACAGTGGGACCGGTCTGAGCCCTACCCCGGTGGGTGGGATGGGCCCGGCTCCGACGGCCATGTCGGGTCTGGGTGGGGGCATGGCCTCGATGGGCGGGACTCTGAGCCCTTCCGGTATGAGCTCGGTGTCGGCCCAGCAGGCCTCCATGGGTCTGAACCCATACGGGGGCATGAGTCCCACCATGAGCCCCGGCATGGCGTATGGCGGCGGTGGGCTGAACCGCGGCCGTGACAACAAGGCGTTCAGACGGAGCTACCCGCACGCCAAGCCACCCTACTCCTACATCTCGCTCATCACAATGGCGATCCAGCAGGCGCCCAGCAAGATGCTGACGCTGAGCGAGATCTACCAGTGGATCATGGACCTGTTCCCGTACTACCGGCAGAACCAGCAGCGCTGGCAGAACTCCATTCGCCACTCGCTGTCCTTCAACGACTGCTTCGTCAAGGTGTCACGCTCTCCGGACAAACCGGGGAAGGGCTCGTACTGGACCCTGCACCCGGACTCCGGGAACATGTTCGAGAACGGCTGCTACCTGCGGCGCCAGAAGAGGTTCAAGTGCGAGAAGAAGATGTCGGGGAAGTCTGATGGCAGGAAGgagcagggggggggggg agcgtCTCCCTCTGGGGACATCAAACCTGCGGGACTCCTGGACTCCGCCTCCCTGCCATCCTCCAGCCAGGCCGCCTCGCCACCCGGGCTGGACCTGCGGGGAGGCGTCAGCGGGCCGTCGGACCTGAAGGTGTCTGGCTCCCAGCTGCTGTCGTCGCTGTCGTTACCGCCGCACTCGATGGCTCATGAGTCCCAGCTGCACCTGAAGGGCGACGCCCACTACTCCTTCAACCACCCGTTCTCCATTAACAACTTAATGTCGTCCTCGGAGCAGCAGCACAAACTGGACCTGAAGGCCTACGAGGCGCTGCAGTACTCATCCTACGGCACCGGCGGCAGGACCATGGAGCCCCTGGAGGCCTCCTACTACCAGGGGGTCTACCCCAGACCACTCCTCAACACCTCGTAG